From Mycobacterium lacus, one genomic window encodes:
- a CDS encoding VOC family protein: MTLNVEMVTFDCSDPATLAGWWAEQFGGTTHELLPGEFIAVARSEGPRLGFQRVPEPTPGKNRVHLDFRAADVDAEVSRLTAAGATEVERHRFGENLRWVVLADPEGNVFCVVGR; encoded by the coding sequence ATGACGCTCAACGTGGAGATGGTCACGTTCGACTGCAGCGACCCGGCGACGCTGGCCGGCTGGTGGGCCGAGCAGTTCGGGGGCACGACCCACGAGCTGCTCCCCGGGGAGTTCATCGCGGTGGCCCGGTCGGAAGGGCCCCGGCTCGGCTTTCAGAGGGTGCCCGAGCCCACCCCCGGCAAGAACCGGGTGCACCTGGATTTCCGGGCCGCGGACGTAGACGCCGAGGTGTCGCGGCTGACGGCGGCCGGTGCCACCGAGGTTGAGCGGCATCGGTTCGGCGAGAACTTACGCTGGGTGGTGCTGGCCGACCCCGAGGGCAACGTGTTCTGCGTAGTGGGTCGGTAA
- the purL gene encoding phosphoribosylformylglycinamidine synthase subunit PurL, with amino-acid sequence MDTVVHAATTPDHPQPFHELGLKDEEYQRIRDILGRRPTDTELAMYSVMWSEHCSYKSSKVHLRYFGETTTDEMRAGMLAGIGENAGVVDIGDGWAVTFKVESHNHPSYVEPYQGAATGVGGIVRDIMAMGARPVAVMDQLRFGAADAPDTRRVLDGVVRGIGGYGNSLGLPNIGGETVFDACYAGNPLVNALCVGVLRQEDLHLAFASGVGNKIVLFGARTGLDGIGGVSVLASDTFDATGSRKKLPSVQVGDPFMEKVLIECCLELYAGGLVIGIQDLGGAGLACATSELASAGDGGMAIRLDTVPLRAKEMTPAEVLCSESQERMCAVVAPQNVDAFMAVCRKWEVLATVIGEVTDGDRLRITWQGETVVDVPPRTVAHEGPVYRRPVARPESQDALNADGSNKLPRPVTGDELRATLLALLGSPHLCSRAFITEQYDRYVRGNTVLAEHADGGMLRVDESTGRGIALSTDASGRYTLLDPYAGAQLALAEAYRNVAVTGATPVAVTNCLNFGSPEDPAVMWQFAQAVRGLADGCAALGIPVTGGNVSFYNQTGSAAIHPTPVVGVLGVIDDVARRIPTSFGTEPGETLMLLGDTRDEFDGSVWAQVTADHLGGLPPAVDLVREQLLADVLSSASRDGLVSAAHDLSEGGLAQAIVESALAGEIGCRIVLPEGADPFVLLFSESAGRVLVAVPRTEESRFRSMCEARGLPAVRIGVVDQGSDSIEVQGLFTVSLAELRATSEAVLPRYFG; translated from the coding sequence CTGGACACCGTTGTACATGCCGCCACCACCCCCGACCATCCGCAACCGTTTCACGAATTGGGCCTCAAAGACGAGGAATACCAGCGGATTCGCGACATCCTGGGCCGCCGGCCAACCGACACCGAACTGGCGATGTACTCGGTGATGTGGAGCGAGCACTGTTCGTACAAGTCCTCCAAGGTGCACCTGCGCTACTTCGGTGAGACCACCACCGACGAGATGCGCGCCGGCATGCTGGCCGGAATCGGCGAGAACGCCGGCGTCGTCGACATCGGCGACGGTTGGGCCGTCACCTTCAAGGTGGAGTCGCACAACCATCCGTCCTATGTCGAGCCCTACCAGGGCGCGGCCACCGGAGTCGGCGGGATCGTGCGCGACATCATGGCGATGGGCGCGCGACCGGTGGCCGTGATGGACCAGCTGCGGTTCGGCGCCGCCGACGCCCCCGACACCCGTCGCGTGCTCGACGGCGTGGTCCGCGGAATCGGAGGCTACGGCAACTCGCTGGGCCTGCCCAACATCGGCGGGGAGACCGTCTTCGACGCGTGCTACGCCGGCAATCCGTTGGTCAACGCGTTGTGCGTGGGCGTGTTGCGCCAGGAGGACCTGCATTTGGCGTTCGCCTCGGGCGTCGGCAACAAGATCGTCCTGTTCGGCGCGCGCACCGGGCTGGACGGCATCGGCGGGGTGTCGGTGCTGGCGTCCGACACCTTCGATGCCACCGGATCCCGCAAGAAGCTGCCCTCGGTCCAGGTCGGCGACCCGTTCATGGAGAAGGTGCTCATCGAGTGCTGCCTGGAGCTCTACGCCGGCGGGCTGGTGATCGGCATCCAGGACCTGGGTGGAGCCGGATTAGCTTGCGCTACATCGGAATTGGCTTCCGCTGGGGACGGTGGCATGGCGATCCGCCTGGACACCGTACCGCTGCGGGCCAAGGAGATGACGCCCGCCGAGGTGCTGTGCAGCGAGTCGCAGGAACGCATGTGTGCGGTGGTCGCCCCGCAGAACGTGGATGCCTTCATGGCGGTGTGCCGCAAATGGGAGGTGCTGGCCACCGTGATCGGCGAGGTGACCGACGGCGACCGATTGCGGATCACCTGGCAGGGCGAGACGGTCGTCGACGTGCCACCGCGCACCGTGGCCCACGAGGGCCCGGTGTACCGGCGTCCGGTCGCCCGACCCGAATCGCAGGATGCCCTGAACGCGGACGGCTCGAACAAACTGCCGCGGCCGGTCACCGGCGACGAGCTGCGCGCGACTTTGCTTGCGCTGCTGGGCAGCCCGCACCTGTGCAGCCGCGCGTTCATCACCGAGCAATACGACCGGTATGTGCGCGGCAACACCGTGCTGGCCGAGCACGCCGACGGCGGCATGCTGCGCGTCGACGAGTCCACCGGCCGCGGTATCGCGCTGTCGACCGACGCGTCCGGACGCTACACCCTGCTGGATCCCTACGCCGGGGCTCAACTCGCGCTGGCCGAGGCGTACCGCAACGTCGCCGTCACCGGCGCCACCCCGGTCGCGGTGACCAACTGCCTCAACTTCGGCTCGCCCGAGGACCCCGCCGTGATGTGGCAGTTCGCGCAGGCGGTGCGCGGCCTGGCCGATGGCTGTGCGGCCCTGGGGATTCCGGTGACCGGCGGCAACGTCAGCTTCTACAACCAAACCGGGTCGGCCGCGATCCACCCCACGCCGGTGGTCGGTGTGCTCGGCGTGATAGATGACGTCGCCCGGCGCATTCCCACGTCCTTCGGTACCGAGCCGGGCGAAACCTTGATGTTGTTGGGGGACACGCGCGACGAATTCGACGGTTCGGTCTGGGCGCAGGTGACCGCCGACCATCTGGGCGGGCTGCCCCCGGCGGTCGACCTGGTGCGGGAGCAGTTGCTGGCCGACGTGCTGAGCTCGGCGTCGCGCGACGGGCTGGTGTCGGCGGCGCACGACCTGTCCGAAGGTGGGCTGGCCCAGGCCATTGTGGAGTCGGCGCTGGCGGGTGAAATCGGTTGCCGCATAGTGCTTCCCGAGGGTGCCGATCCGTTCGTGCTGCTGTTCTCGGAGTCCGCGGGCCGGGTGTTGGTCGCCGTGCCGCGCACCGAAGAGAGCCGGTTCCGATCGATGTGCGAAGCACGCGGATTGCCGGCGGTCCGGATCGGCGTCGTCGATCAGGGCTCGGACTCGATCGAGGTTCAGGGCCTGTTCACGGTATCCCTGGCCGAGCTGCGCGCGACGTCCGAGGCGGTGCTGCCGCGATACTTCGGATAA
- a CDS encoding Rv0804 family intramembrane glutamic endopeptidase, which produces MSRLRAVSLAAALVGWSFAGPRLPVTWRIALQAGGGGLLVAATRAPLGLHPPRLWAGLRMGSAAGVAAMTVIAATTSVSEVRTAMASRVLPQSVLGWLALQIPVGTVWGEEAAFRAALATAGAEAFGRSGGRLLQATAFGLSHIADARATGAPLLPTVLVTGIAGWLFGWLAQRSDSLAAPMLAHLAVNEAGAVAALAIQRGYTRGSAS; this is translated from the coding sequence ATAAGTCGGTTGAGGGCGGTGTCGTTGGCCGCCGCGCTGGTTGGTTGGAGCTTTGCCGGTCCGCGCCTGCCGGTGACGTGGCGGATAGCGCTGCAGGCCGGCGGCGGCGGGTTGCTGGTGGCCGCGACGCGCGCGCCGTTGGGGCTGCATCCGCCGCGGTTGTGGGCGGGGTTGCGGATGGGGTCGGCGGCCGGGGTCGCGGCGATGACTGTGATCGCGGCCACCACATCGGTGTCCGAAGTGCGGACGGCGATGGCCAGCCGGGTGTTGCCGCAGTCGGTGCTTGGGTGGCTGGCCTTGCAGATACCCGTCGGCACGGTCTGGGGCGAAGAGGCCGCGTTTCGCGCGGCGCTGGCCACCGCCGGTGCCGAGGCGTTCGGTCGGTCCGGCGGAAGATTGCTGCAGGCCACCGCCTTTGGCCTGTCCCACATCGCGGACGCCCGCGCGACGGGTGCGCCGCTGCTGCCCACCGTGCTAGTCACCGGCATTGCCGGCTGGTTATTCGGTTGGTTGGCGCAGCGTTCCGACAGCCTCGCCGCGCCGATGCTGGCGCATCTTGCCGTCAACGAGGCCGGCGCGGTGGCCGCGTTGGCCATCCAGCGCGGCTATACTCGTGGGTCCGCGTCTTGA
- a CDS encoding phosphodiesterase yields MHRLRAAEHPRPDYVLLHISDTHLIGGDGSLYGAVDADGRLGELLDQLRHSGIRPDAIVFTGDLADKGEPQAYRKLRRLVEPFAAELGAQLIWVMGNHDNRAELRRLLLDEAPSMAPLDRVCTIDGLRIITVDTSVPGHHYGEIRQSQLDWLARQLGTPAPHGTILALHHPPIPSVLDLAVTVELRDQAALGRVLKGSDVRAILAGHLHYSTNATFVGIPVSVASATCYTQDLTVAAGGTRGRDGAQGCNLVHVYGDTVVHSVVPLGGGKTVGTFVSPAQARREITESGMFIEPSLRDSLFTHLPMVLTPSEWRNRPD; encoded by the coding sequence GTGCACAGACTTAGGGCCGCGGAGCATCCGCGGCCGGATTACGTTCTTCTGCATATCAGCGACACCCATCTCATTGGTGGCGACGGCTCCCTCTATGGCGCGGTCGATGCCGACGGCAGGCTGGGCGAGCTCCTTGACCAGCTGAGACACTCCGGGATACGTCCCGATGCGATCGTCTTCACCGGTGATTTGGCCGATAAGGGCGAGCCGCAGGCGTATCGCAAGCTTCGTCGCCTGGTCGAGCCCTTCGCCGCCGAGCTGGGCGCCCAGCTGATCTGGGTGATGGGCAACCACGACAACCGGGCCGAGCTGCGCCGACTGCTGCTGGACGAAGCGCCGTCGATGGCGCCGCTCGACCGCGTGTGCACAATCGACGGCCTGCGCATCATCACCGTGGACACGTCGGTGCCGGGGCATCACTACGGCGAAATCAGACAGTCCCAATTGGACTGGCTTGCCAGACAATTGGGGACGCCCGCACCGCACGGAACCATTTTGGCGCTCCATCATCCGCCGATTCCCAGCGTCTTGGACCTGGCCGTGACGGTGGAACTGCGCGACCAGGCTGCCCTCGGGCGGGTGCTCAAGGGGAGCGATGTCCGCGCCATTCTGGCCGGGCACCTGCACTACTCGACGAACGCCACCTTCGTCGGAATCCCGGTGTCGGTCGCGTCGGCGACCTGCTACACCCAGGATCTGACGGTCGCCGCCGGGGGAACGCGCGGCCGCGACGGTGCCCAGGGTTGCAACCTGGTACACGTCTATGGGGACACCGTCGTGCACTCGGTGGTTCCGCTTGGTGGCGGAAAGACCGTGGGCACCTTTGTCTCTCCAGCTCAGGCCAGGCGCGAAATCACCGAAAGCGGCATGTTCATCGAACCGTCGCTGCGGGATTCGCTCTTTACCCACCTTCCGATGGTGCTGACACCGTCGGAGTGGCGAAATCGTCCCGACTGA
- a CDS encoding stealth family protein — MTKIVSSEGARPIQRTVDPIIVTRRGKIARLESSLTPHEAQIEDLIFLRKVLRQAGIPFLLIRDHKNRPVLAVDVELRPAVERALAAACVAEPMYAKTIDEPGIPPVLVANGQLSRLVDPRIVRLHRRRIAPGGFRYGPAFGVDLQFWVFEDTVIRCPVENSLTRKALPRAEMVPATVKLYGYKWATIEGMFSPHASDVTFDIDMVFSWVDGSDPEFRARRAAQMAQHVVGEGDDAEARIRQIDELKYALRSVNMFAPWIRRIFIATDSAPPRWLADHPKITIVPAEEHFSDRDALPTYNSHAVESQLHNIPGLSEHFLYSNDDMFFGRPLKASMFFSPGGVTRFIEAKTRIGLGVNDPTRSGFENAARVNRQLLFERFGHVITRHLEHTAVPLRKSVLIEMEREFPEEFARTQASAFRSGTDISVTNSFYHYYALMTGRAVQQEKARVLYVDTTSHRGLALLPELRKRRGYDFFCLNDGSFPEVSAAERARRVVSFLERYFPIPAPWEKVTGSCSGVSRDDFATPTVSAPSEGG; from the coding sequence ATGACCAAGATCGTTTCGAGCGAGGGCGCCCGTCCCATCCAGCGCACCGTCGACCCCATCATCGTCACCCGGCGCGGCAAGATTGCCCGCCTGGAATCTAGCCTGACCCCGCACGAGGCACAGATCGAGGACCTGATCTTCCTGCGAAAGGTGCTAAGACAGGCCGGCATTCCCTTTCTTCTGATCCGCGACCACAAGAACCGCCCGGTGCTTGCCGTCGACGTCGAACTACGCCCCGCGGTCGAGCGAGCACTCGCGGCCGCCTGTGTCGCGGAACCGATGTACGCCAAAACGATTGATGAACCCGGCATTCCTCCCGTTCTGGTGGCCAACGGCCAGCTGTCCAGGCTGGTCGATCCACGTATCGTGCGGCTGCATCGGCGCCGCATCGCACCGGGCGGGTTCCGCTACGGGCCCGCGTTCGGCGTGGACCTTCAGTTCTGGGTGTTCGAGGACACCGTGATTCGCTGTCCCGTGGAAAACTCCCTGACCCGCAAGGCGCTGCCACGCGCGGAAATGGTTCCGGCGACCGTCAAGCTCTACGGGTATAAGTGGGCCACCATCGAGGGGATGTTCAGCCCGCATGCGAGCGACGTGACGTTCGATATCGACATGGTGTTCTCCTGGGTCGACGGCAGCGATCCGGAATTCCGGGCACGGCGCGCCGCGCAAATGGCGCAGCACGTGGTGGGTGAGGGCGACGACGCCGAAGCGCGGATCCGGCAGATCGATGAGTTGAAATACGCGTTGCGGTCCGTGAACATGTTCGCTCCGTGGATTCGTCGCATCTTTATTGCGACGGATTCCGCGCCGCCGCGATGGTTGGCCGACCATCCGAAGATCACCATTGTTCCCGCGGAGGAACACTTCTCGGATAGGGACGCGTTACCCACCTACAACTCGCATGCGGTGGAAAGTCAGCTGCACAACATCCCCGGCCTGAGCGAGCATTTCCTGTACTCCAACGACGACATGTTCTTCGGTCGACCACTCAAAGCCAGCATGTTCTTCTCTCCGGGCGGCGTGACCAGGTTCATCGAGGCCAAGACCCGGATCGGGCTGGGCGTCAACGACCCGACACGCAGCGGGTTTGAGAATGCGGCGCGGGTGAACCGGCAGCTGCTCTTCGAACGGTTCGGCCACGTCATCACGCGCCATCTCGAGCACACCGCGGTGCCGTTGCGCAAGAGCGTGCTGATCGAGATGGAGCGGGAATTCCCGGAGGAATTTGCCCGCACCCAGGCCAGTGCGTTTCGGTCCGGCACCGATATCTCGGTCACCAATTCCTTCTACCACTACTACGCGCTCATGACCGGGCGCGCCGTCCAGCAAGAAAAAGCCAGGGTCCTGTATGTGGACACCACCAGCCACCGGGGCCTCGCGTTGCTTCCCGAGCTGCGGAAGCGACGCGGATACGATTTCTTCTGCCTCAACGACGGCAGCTTTCCCGAAGTCTCGGCCGCCGAGCGGGCCCGACGGGTCGTCAGTTTCCTGGAGCGCTACTTCCCGATACCCGCGCCCTGGGAGAAAGTCACCGGCAGCTGCTCTGGGGTCAGTCGGGACGATTTCGCCACTCCGACGGTGTCAGCACCATCGGAAGGTGGGTAA
- a CDS encoding haloacid dehalogenase-like hydrolase, whose product MRALAAVSAGMLGLAGCGGAGHHQGVGAHGTGCRTLAADPAWYGDNRNRINEMISRLGTCGKSGAVANGAPLALLDWDNTTVRNDVGNATFFWMVRNSKVRQPAAADWTITSPYLTPSAAAALADACGGLAAPGQPLPTGADTPCADDLVSVYTNGETRAGAPAFAGYNHRRFKPVDAWAAQLLAGWTDADVTGFAEAARQQSLDAPEGAEQTVGSTRQTAWVRYYPQMRDLVGTLQANGFDVRIVSASPEPVVRVWAADLGIAADRVMGVVTEHDGDVLTSRLALCGGEPSMPYNEGKRCRVNEQVFGVQGAAAFDELPAPRRPAFGAGDSNGDVTFITDATALRLVINRNQIELMCRAYDDSDGRWLVNPMFIDPLGVSPPYPCATQGFDEPDGDHAPLRRPDGSVVGDQQDRVH is encoded by the coding sequence TTGCGAGCGCTCGCTGCTGTGAGTGCGGGCATGCTGGGGCTCGCCGGTTGCGGTGGCGCCGGCCACCATCAAGGCGTCGGCGCCCACGGCACCGGCTGCCGAACCCTCGCCGCCGATCCGGCATGGTATGGCGACAACCGCAATCGGATCAACGAGATGATCAGCCGACTCGGCACCTGCGGCAAATCCGGAGCGGTGGCCAACGGCGCGCCGCTGGCGTTGCTCGACTGGGATAACACCACGGTACGAAACGACGTCGGCAACGCGACGTTCTTCTGGATGGTGCGCAATTCCAAGGTGCGCCAACCCGCCGCAGCTGACTGGACCATCACAAGCCCGTACCTCACGCCGTCCGCCGCCGCCGCGCTGGCCGACGCCTGTGGTGGGCTCGCGGCGCCCGGTCAGCCGTTGCCCACCGGCGCCGACACCCCATGCGCCGACGACCTGGTGTCGGTGTACACCAACGGCGAGACCCGTGCGGGCGCACCAGCGTTCGCCGGCTATAACCATCGTCGGTTCAAACCTGTCGATGCCTGGGCGGCGCAATTGCTCGCGGGCTGGACCGACGCGGATGTGACCGGGTTCGCCGAGGCGGCGCGGCAGCAGAGTCTGGACGCCCCCGAGGGGGCCGAGCAGACCGTGGGCAGCACCCGCCAAACCGCCTGGGTGCGTTACTACCCGCAGATGCGGGACCTCGTCGGCACCCTGCAGGCCAATGGATTCGATGTGCGGATCGTCTCCGCCTCCCCGGAGCCGGTGGTGCGGGTCTGGGCCGCGGACCTGGGTATCGCCGCCGACCGCGTGATGGGCGTCGTTACCGAACACGACGGCGACGTCCTGACGTCCCGGCTCGCGCTGTGCGGCGGCGAACCGTCCATGCCCTACAACGAAGGCAAGCGGTGCCGGGTCAACGAGCAAGTGTTCGGCGTCCAGGGCGCGGCGGCATTCGACGAGTTGCCCGCGCCACGGCGCCCGGCATTCGGGGCCGGCGACTCGAACGGGGACGTGACATTCATCACAGATGCGACCGCGTTGCGCCTGGTGATTAACCGGAATCAGATCGAGTTGATGTGCCGGGCCTACGACGACTCCGACGGTCGATGGCTGGTCAACCCGATGTTCATCGACCCGCTGGGCGTCAGTCCCCCATACCCATGTGCGACTCAGGGTTTCGATGAGCCCGACGGTGATCACGCGCCGCTGCGGCGGCCCGACGGCAGCGTCGTCGGCGACCAGCAGGACAGGGTGCACTGA
- a CDS encoding MCE family protein produces the protein MEPRTRAPYRTIGLVSLMVTALVAVSLYLQFRGAFTPKTKLSMVAPRAGLVMDPGAKVTYNGVQIGRVSSVSEVTRDGLPAAKLVLDVDPKYVDLIPVNVAAAVTATTVFGNKYVSLKSPKQPAPQHITPSTVIEATSVTTEFNTVLETLTSIAEKVDPIKVNLTLAAAAQALTGLGDKFGVSLTNGNAILDEVNPQMPQIRIDIARLAALGDTYANAAPDLWDALGHAAATARTIDRQQRDLDAALLAAAGLGNTGADEFERAGPYLARGAADLVPSGQLLDEYSPEILCTIRNFHDVAPKIYAALGNNGYSLGTHSAGSAAGAPSPYIYPENLPRVNARGGPGGQPGCWQHITRALWPAPFLVMDTGASLAPYNHFELPSPLVVEYVWGRQLGDYTINP, from the coding sequence ATGGAGCCGCGAACGCGGGCACCGTACCGGACCATTGGCCTGGTGTCGCTGATGGTCACGGCACTTGTTGCCGTCTCTTTGTACTTGCAGTTCCGCGGCGCGTTCACGCCGAAGACGAAGTTATCCATGGTTGCTCCGCGGGCGGGTTTGGTGATGGATCCGGGCGCCAAGGTCACCTACAACGGCGTGCAGATCGGCCGGGTGTCGAGCGTTTCGGAGGTGACGCGTGACGGCCTGCCCGCGGCCAAGCTGGTGTTGGACGTGGATCCGAAGTACGTCGATCTGATTCCGGTCAATGTGGCGGCCGCGGTGACGGCGACGACGGTCTTCGGCAACAAGTACGTGTCCCTGAAGTCACCGAAACAACCGGCGCCGCAACATATCACGCCCTCCACGGTGATCGAGGCGACGTCGGTGACGACGGAATTCAACACGGTGTTGGAGACGCTGACCTCGATCGCCGAGAAGGTCGATCCGATCAAGGTCAACCTGACGCTGGCCGCGGCCGCCCAGGCGCTGACCGGGCTCGGCGACAAGTTTGGGGTCTCATTGACCAACGGCAACGCCATCCTCGACGAGGTGAACCCGCAGATGCCGCAGATCCGCATCGACATTGCGCGCTTGGCGGCACTGGGTGACACCTACGCCAACGCCGCACCGGACTTGTGGGACGCCCTCGGCCACGCCGCGGCCACGGCCCGCACGATCGATCGGCAACAGCGCGATCTTGACGCGGCGCTGCTGGCGGCGGCCGGATTGGGCAACACCGGCGCTGACGAGTTCGAGCGGGCCGGGCCGTATCTCGCTCGGGGAGCCGCCGATCTGGTTCCCAGCGGCCAGCTGCTCGATGAGTACAGTCCCGAAATCTTGTGCACCATCCGCAACTTCCACGACGTGGCGCCCAAGATCTACGCCGCGCTCGGCAATAACGGCTATTCGCTGGGAACGCACTCAGCGGGCTCGGCCGCGGGGGCACCGAGCCCGTACATCTATCCCGAGAATCTGCCGCGGGTGAACGCCAGGGGCGGACCCGGTGGGCAGCCAGGCTGCTGGCAGCACATCACCAGGGCGCTGTGGCCCGCCCCGTTCTTGGTGATGGACACCGGCGCCAGCTTGGCACCATACAACCACTTCGAACTCCCCTCACCGCTCGTCGTCGAGTACGTGTGGGGCCGCCAATTGGGTGACTACACCATCAACCCCTAA
- a CDS encoding sterol carrier family protein: MAARDRADAAKTRQVVLDLADWLRDDSVLAPDRDVLGTAVRLTARTLATLAPGAAVEVRIPPFVAVQCVAGPRHTRGTPPNVVETDPRTWLLLATGLLPLAQAKATGALRLSGPRAGEIQSWLPLVRLSRV, from the coding sequence ATGGCTGCCCGTGATAGAGCCGATGCGGCAAAGACGCGTCAGGTCGTGTTGGACCTGGCCGACTGGTTGCGCGACGACAGTGTTCTGGCGCCGGACCGGGACGTTCTGGGCACGGCGGTTCGGCTCACGGCGCGCACCCTTGCGACGCTGGCGCCCGGCGCCGCCGTCGAGGTCCGGATCCCGCCGTTCGTCGCGGTGCAGTGTGTCGCCGGGCCCAGGCATACCCGTGGCACACCGCCCAACGTCGTGGAGACGGATCCGCGGACGTGGCTGCTGTTGGCCACCGGGCTGTTACCGCTGGCGCAAGCGAAGGCCACCGGGGCGCTGCGCCTTTCCGGGCCCCGGGCCGGTGAAATCCAGAGTTGGCTGCCTTTGGTACGACTGAGCCGGGTTTAA
- the purF gene encoding amidophosphoribosyltransferase, producing MTVQQPDHNLNSPREECGVFGVWAPGEEVAKLTYYGLYALQHRGQEAAGIAVADGSQVLVFKDLGLVSQVFDEQTLAAMEGHVAIGHCRYSTTGDTTWENAQPVFRNTAAGTGVALGHNGNLVNTAELAARARDAGLIGTRCPAPATTDSDILGALLAHGAADSTLERAALELLPTVRGAFCLTFMDENTLYACRDPYGVRPLSLGRLDRGWVVASETAALDIVGASFVRDIEPGELLAIDADGVRSTRFANPTPKGCVFEYVYLARPDSTIAGRSVHAARLEIGRRLARECPVDADLVIGVPESGTPAAVGYAQESGIPYGQGLMKNAYVGRTFIQPSQTIRQLGIRLKLNPLKEIIRGKRLIVVDDSIVRGNTQRALVRMLREAGAVEVHVRIASPPVKWPCFYGIDFPSPAELIANAVEDENEMLEAVRHAINADTLGYLSIRGLIAATEQPASRLCAACFDGTYPIELPRETALGKNVIEHMLASAARDAGRSGSPPTEFGADEVPLGADENRSLR from the coding sequence GTGACCGTCCAGCAGCCCGACCACAACCTGAACTCGCCCCGTGAAGAGTGTGGTGTATTCGGGGTCTGGGCCCCGGGTGAAGAAGTCGCCAAACTCACCTATTACGGGCTGTACGCGCTGCAGCATCGCGGCCAGGAAGCCGCGGGGATCGCAGTGGCCGACGGATCGCAGGTGCTCGTCTTCAAGGACCTTGGCCTGGTTAGCCAGGTGTTTGACGAGCAGACGTTGGCCGCGATGGAGGGTCATGTCGCCATCGGGCACTGCCGCTATTCCACCACCGGCGACACAACGTGGGAAAACGCCCAACCGGTTTTCCGCAATACCGCGGCCGGCACCGGGGTTGCGTTGGGGCACAACGGAAATCTGGTCAACACCGCCGAACTTGCCGCCCGCGCCCGCGATGCGGGTTTGATCGGTACCCGCTGCCCCGCCCCCGCGACCACCGACTCGGACATCCTCGGCGCCCTGCTGGCTCACGGTGCCGCCGATTCCACCCTGGAACGGGCGGCGCTCGAACTGTTGCCGACCGTGCGCGGGGCCTTCTGCCTGACGTTCATGGACGAAAACACGCTGTACGCCTGCCGGGACCCGTATGGAGTGCGGCCGCTATCGCTCGGACGGCTGGATCGCGGCTGGGTGGTCGCGTCCGAAACGGCCGCGCTCGACATCGTCGGCGCCTCGTTCGTCCGCGATATCGAGCCGGGCGAACTGCTGGCGATCGACGCCGACGGGGTGCGGTCCACCCGCTTCGCCAACCCCACGCCCAAGGGCTGCGTCTTCGAATACGTCTACCTGGCCCGGCCCGACAGCACGATCGCCGGCAGGTCGGTGCACGCCGCCCGCCTGGAGATCGGTCGTCGACTAGCCCGGGAATGCCCGGTCGACGCCGACCTGGTGATCGGTGTGCCGGAATCGGGTACCCCCGCCGCGGTGGGCTACGCCCAAGAGTCCGGCATCCCCTATGGGCAGGGCCTGATGAAGAACGCCTACGTCGGGCGCACGTTCATCCAGCCGTCGCAGACCATCCGTCAGCTGGGCATCCGGCTGAAGCTGAACCCGCTCAAAGAGATAATCCGCGGCAAACGGCTCATCGTGGTCGACGACTCGATCGTGCGGGGGAATACCCAGCGCGCCCTGGTGCGGATGCTGCGGGAGGCCGGCGCCGTGGAAGTGCACGTGCGCATCGCCTCGCCGCCGGTGAAGTGGCCCTGCTTCTACGGCATCGACTTCCCCTCACCGGCGGAGCTGATCGCCAACGCCGTCGAGGATGAGAACGAAATGCTCGAAGCGGTGCGGCACGCTATCAACGCCGACACCCTGGGTTACCTCTCGATACGCGGTCTGATCGCCGCCACCGAGCAGCCCGCCTCGCGGCTGTGCGCGGCGTGCTTCGACGGCACGTATCCGATCGAGCTGCCCCGCGAGACCGCGCTTGGCAAGAACGTCATCGAGCACATGCTGGCCAGCGCGGCGCGCGACGCCGGGCGCAGCGGGTCGCCACCAACCGAATTCGGCGCCGATGAAGTTCCCTTGGGCGCCGACGAGAATCGGTCCTTGCGTTGA